One Microvirgula aerodenitrificans DSM 15089 DNA window includes the following coding sequences:
- a CDS encoding branched-chain amino acid ABC transporter substrate-binding protein, whose product MTRFLRTFSAVTLAVLGIASAAHAAGQEVRIGFAGPLTGPSGRIGKDLENGARLAIDDANRARPVIGGRAVTFTLVPEDDQSDPRTAVTVAQRLVDAGVVGVVGHWNTGTSIPASRIYRDAGIPEIAPASTGHQYTRQGYATAFRAMGHDDVGGSHTGRYAVQALKAGRIVVIDDRTSFGAGLADQFIKGVQAAGGHVLGREYVNDKTTDFSAVLTSVKGKKADLVFFGGLDAQAAPIARRMKQLGIQATLLGAGGFVSQTFLKLAGPDGEGVTALEPGLPIARMPGGKAFESAYRARFHTPIELHAPFAYDATRTLIAAMQAANSTEPAKYLPALKKVNYAGVTGRIAFDREGNLLDPAFTLYQVRNGAWVPVSTVGGARTAAR is encoded by the coding sequence ATGACACGTTTTCTTCGCACCTTTTCTGCCGTCACGCTGGCGGTACTTGGCATCGCTTCGGCCGCCCACGCGGCCGGCCAGGAAGTCAGGATCGGCTTTGCCGGCCCGCTGACCGGTCCGTCCGGCCGGATCGGCAAGGATCTGGAAAACGGCGCCCGGCTGGCCATTGACGATGCCAATCGCGCCCGGCCGGTGATTGGCGGGCGGGCGGTGACGTTCACCCTGGTGCCGGAAGATGACCAGTCCGATCCGCGCACGGCCGTGACGGTTGCCCAGCGGCTGGTCGATGCCGGCGTGGTCGGCGTGGTTGGTCACTGGAATACCGGCACCAGCATCCCGGCATCGCGCATTTATCGCGACGCCGGCATTCCGGAAATCGCCCCGGCCTCGACCGGCCACCAGTACACCCGACAGGGCTATGCCACGGCTTTTCGCGCCATGGGCCACGATGACGTCGGCGGCAGCCATACCGGCCGCTATGCGGTGCAGGCACTGAAGGCCGGACGCATCGTGGTTATCGACGACCGCACCTCGTTTGGCGCCGGACTGGCCGATCAGTTCATCAAGGGGGTGCAGGCCGCTGGCGGCCATGTGCTCGGGCGCGAGTACGTGAACGACAAGACTACCGACTTCAGCGCGGTGCTGACCTCGGTCAAGGGCAAGAAGGCCGATCTGGTGTTCTTCGGCGGGCTGGATGCACAGGCGGCGCCGATCGCCCGTCGCATGAAGCAGCTGGGTATCCAGGCCACGCTGCTGGGCGCCGGCGGCTTTGTCAGTCAGACCTTCCTCAAGCTCGCCGGTCCTGACGGCGAAGGCGTGACGGCGCTGGAGCCCGGTTTGCCGATAGCGCGCATGCCCGGCGGCAAGGCGTTCGAGAGCGCCTACCGCGCCCGTTTCCACACGCCGATCGAGCTGCATGCACCGTTTGCCTATGACGCGACGCGGACACTGATCGCGGCAATGCAGGCAGCCAACTCCACCGAGCCGGCCAAATACCTGCCGGCGCTGAAGAAGGTGAACTACGCCGGCGTGACCGGCCGGATCGCCTTCGACCGGGAAGGCAATCTGCTCGACCCGGCCTTTACCCTCTACCAGGTGCGCAACGGGGCCTGGGTCCCGGTGTCCACCGTGGGCGGTGCCAGAACGGCCGCCCGTTGA
- a CDS encoding helix-turn-helix domain-containing protein encodes METTPDYQNDPPLRALRTFEAFARLDTVTAAARELGITASAVSHQLRLLEEFLQTPLTERQGRKLVLTEAGGEYYRAIRSAFTLLRGATGQVLDSASTRQITLSVIPLFGLGWLVPRLPSFLAAHPGLDLNILYAHHRNYLSDAADLSVRFGSGQWRGYRSTRLLPGAAVPVCSREFLDRHGPLSGPGALAGLPQEVLARIRIHLQLATGTAPQAVIEEPDITSHDLVIVRAAMKYMAENIARPISLEDISRHIGTYEKKLSNAFRTHTGKSVFEYLREERLCRARQLLSTTPLSIHEIALEVGFSSAANFATSFRDRFDTTPSEFRKNPDG; translated from the coding sequence ATGGAAACAACTCCCGATTATCAGAACGATCCCCCGCTGCGGGCACTGCGCACCTTCGAGGCCTTTGCCCGGCTCGATACCGTCACTGCCGCTGCTCGCGAACTGGGCATCACCGCCTCGGCGGTCAGTCATCAACTGCGCCTGCTGGAAGAATTCCTGCAGACACCGCTGACCGAGCGTCAGGGCCGCAAGCTGGTACTGACCGAAGCCGGCGGCGAGTACTACCGGGCCATCCGCTCGGCCTTTACCCTGCTGCGCGGGGCGACCGGACAGGTGCTGGACAGCGCCAGCACGCGACAGATCACCCTCAGCGTAATTCCGCTGTTCGGGCTGGGCTGGCTGGTGCCGCGCCTGCCGTCCTTCCTTGCCGCCCACCCGGGGCTGGACCTGAACATTCTCTATGCCCACCACCGCAATTACCTCAGCGACGCGGCCGATCTGTCGGTACGGTTCGGCAGCGGCCAGTGGCGCGGCTATCGCAGCACGCGCCTGCTGCCGGGCGCGGCGGTACCGGTGTGCAGCCGGGAATTTCTCGATCGCCACGGACCACTGTCCGGCCCCGGGGCACTGGCCGGACTGCCACAAGAAGTGCTGGCACGCATCCGCATTCACCTGCAGCTGGCCACCGGGACCGCCCCGCAGGCGGTGATCGAAGAGCCGGACATCACCAGCCACGATCTGGTCATCGTCCGCGCGGCCATGAAATACATGGCGGAAAATATCGCCAGGCCGATCAGCCTGGAAGACATTTCACGCCATATCGGTACCTACGAAAAAAAGCTGTCCAACGCGTTCCGCACCCATACCGGCAAGTCGGTATTCGAGTATCTGCGCGAGGAACGCCTGTGCCGCGCCCGCCAGCTGCTGTCGACCACGCCGCTGAGCATCCATGAAATCGCACTGGAAGTCGGTTTTTCCAGTGCAGCCAATTTTGCCACTTCATTTCGCGACCGGTTCGACACCACGCCGAGCGAATTCCGCAAGAACCCGGACGGCTGA